One genomic window of Nakamurella panacisegetis includes the following:
- the fmt gene encoding methionyl-tRNA formyltransferase, translating to MRIVFAGTPAPAVPSLLALLESAHDVVAVISRPDAPTGRGRRTAASPVAELARERGIELLTPVTARDPEFVARLAELAPDAAAVVAYGAILRPDVLDIPTHGWVNLHFSLLPAWRGAAPVQAAIRAGDDITGATTFRLEAGLDTGPVYGIVTEPIAPNDTAGTLLDRLARSGARLLVATMDGIADGSLRAVEQSPDGISHAAKITVADAQVDWTRPAVAVDRMIRSVTPAPGAWSDSRWGRIVIGPVEPTGVNGLAAGEIQAEKKQVLVGTGTTAVRLTSVQPTGKKQMAAADWARGVRPAPGDVLGSTQAESEAP from the coding sequence ATGCGCATCGTGTTCGCCGGAACCCCCGCGCCCGCCGTCCCGTCGCTGCTGGCTCTGCTCGAGTCGGCCCACGACGTCGTCGCCGTGATCAGCCGCCCGGATGCCCCGACCGGCCGCGGCCGCCGTACCGCCGCGTCACCGGTTGCCGAACTGGCCCGCGAGCGAGGCATCGAACTGCTGACCCCGGTGACGGCCCGTGACCCCGAGTTCGTGGCCCGCCTGGCCGAACTCGCCCCGGACGCCGCCGCGGTGGTCGCCTACGGGGCCATCCTGCGTCCGGACGTCCTCGACATCCCGACCCACGGCTGGGTCAACCTGCACTTCTCCCTGCTGCCGGCCTGGCGGGGCGCCGCTCCGGTCCAGGCCGCGATCCGCGCCGGGGACGACATCACCGGCGCCACGACGTTCCGGTTGGAAGCCGGGCTGGACACCGGGCCGGTCTACGGCATTGTCACCGAACCGATCGCCCCCAACGACACCGCGGGCACTCTGCTCGACCGCCTGGCCCGATCCGGCGCCCGGCTGCTGGTCGCGACCATGGACGGTATCGCCGACGGATCGCTGCGCGCGGTGGAGCAGAGCCCGGACGGGATCAGCCACGCGGCCAAGATCACGGTGGCCGATGCCCAGGTCGACTGGACCCGGCCCGCGGTCGCCGTTGACCGGATGATCCGTTCCGTCACCCCGGCCCCGGGCGCCTGGAGCGACTCCCGCTGGGGACGGATCGTCATCGGCCCGGTCGAGCCGACCGGGGTCAACGGCCTGGCCGCCGGGGAGATCCAGGCCGAGAAGAAGCAGGTGCTGGTCGGCACCGGCACCACCGCCGTGCGGCTGACCTCCGTGCAGCCCACGGGTAAGAAGCAGATGGCCGCGGCCGACTGGGCCCGCGGCGTCCGCCCGGCTCCGGGCGACGTCCTGGGGTCGACGCAAGCAGAGAGCGAAGCACCTTGA
- a CDS encoding RsmB/NOP family class I SAM-dependent RNA methyltransferase, with amino-acid sequence MSTTSGRGRPSQGPRGGRSDRRAGDGPPRRPQTRRPPDVDHARQAALDLLAAVRSRSAYANLTLPGILNDRGLSGRDAALATELAYGTCRALGQLDAVIGTCCDRPLADLDGPVLDALRLAAYQLLHTRIPDHAAVSVTVDLVRAGPNPGAAGFVNAVLRKISRHDLAGWIAEIGPDRVTDPLGYLALATAHPRWIAAALQDALGAKGDEAGLAELEAALNANDVAPQVHLLAKPGRISQDELMIAAAGDRARYSPFGVYLPTGDPGRISAIVDGRAAVQDEGSQLVALALAGAPLDGKDERWLDLASGPGGKAALLGAWAGQVGARVDAVEITPHRAELVRKAVAGLPVAVHTADGRDPGLPEGAFDRVLLDAPCTGLGALRRRPEARWRRQQTDVAPLVRLQRELLASAAKLVRPGGLVAYVTCSPHLSETTGVIARRPADLELIDARPYLPGVPDLGAGPTVQLWPHRQGTDGMFLALMRRAV; translated from the coding sequence ATGAGCACGACCAGCGGCCGCGGCCGCCCCAGCCAGGGGCCACGCGGCGGACGATCCGATCGGCGCGCCGGCGACGGACCGCCCCGCCGTCCACAGACCCGCCGCCCGCCGGACGTCGACCACGCCCGGCAGGCCGCCCTCGATCTGCTGGCCGCGGTTCGTTCGCGCAGCGCCTACGCGAACCTGACGCTGCCCGGGATCCTCAACGACCGCGGCCTGTCCGGCCGCGACGCCGCTCTGGCCACCGAATTGGCCTACGGCACCTGCCGCGCGCTGGGTCAGCTGGACGCCGTCATCGGGACCTGCTGTGACCGGCCGCTGGCCGACCTGGACGGACCCGTCCTGGACGCCCTCCGGCTGGCCGCCTACCAACTGCTGCACACCCGCATCCCCGACCACGCCGCCGTCTCGGTCACGGTCGACCTGGTCCGCGCCGGGCCCAACCCGGGTGCCGCAGGATTCGTGAATGCCGTGCTGCGCAAGATTTCTCGGCATGATCTGGCCGGTTGGATCGCCGAGATCGGTCCGGATCGCGTGACCGATCCGCTCGGTTACCTGGCGCTGGCCACGGCCCATCCGCGATGGATCGCCGCCGCGCTGCAGGACGCGCTCGGGGCCAAGGGCGACGAGGCGGGTCTGGCCGAACTCGAGGCCGCGCTGAATGCCAATGACGTCGCGCCCCAGGTCCACCTGCTGGCGAAACCGGGCCGGATCAGCCAGGACGAGCTGATGATCGCGGCCGCCGGGGACCGGGCCAGGTACTCCCCGTTCGGGGTCTACCTGCCGACCGGCGATCCGGGGCGGATCTCGGCGATCGTCGACGGACGGGCCGCCGTCCAGGACGAGGGATCGCAACTGGTCGCGCTGGCCCTGGCCGGCGCACCGCTGGACGGCAAGGACGAACGCTGGCTGGACCTGGCCTCCGGGCCCGGCGGCAAGGCCGCCCTGCTCGGCGCCTGGGCCGGACAGGTCGGAGCCAGGGTCGACGCCGTCGAAATCACCCCGCACCGGGCCGAGCTGGTCCGCAAGGCGGTGGCCGGGTTGCCGGTGGCCGTGCACACGGCCGACGGCCGGGATCCGGGCCTGCCCGAGGGTGCGTTCGACCGGGTCCTGCTCGACGCGCCTTGTACCGGTCTCGGGGCCCTGCGACGCCGTCCGGAAGCTCGATGGCGCCGGCAGCAGACCGATGTCGCGCCGCTGGTCCGGTTGCAGCGCGAGTTGCTGGCCTCGGCCGCGAAGCTGGTCCGACCGGGCGGCCTGGTCGCCTACGTCACGTGCTCGCCGCACCTGTCGGAGACGACGGGCGTCATCGCGCGACGCCCGGCCGACCTCGAACTGATCGACGCGCGGCCCTACCTGCCCGGCGTGCCCGACCTCGGCGCCGGCCCGACGGTCCAGCTCTGGCCACACCGTCAGGGCACCGACGGGATGTTCCTGGCGCTCATGCGGCGCGCTGTGTAG
- the rpe gene encoding ribulose-phosphate 3-epimerase: MIAPSILSADFARLADEAAAVAGADWLHVDVMDNHFVPNLTLGLPVVKSLLQATDLPLDCHLMIENPDRWAVAYAEAGAYNVTVHAEAVVDPITMAVELRAAGAKAGLSLKPGTDLEDWIDVLPHYDTLLVMTVEPGFGGQSFMPEMLEKVSRARKMVQTGHLTLIVQVDGGIDLQTIEQAAEAGADCFVAGSAVYGMADPGAAVAALRAKAAQFTPREPAEQD; this comes from the coding sequence CTGATCGCACCGAGCATCCTGTCCGCCGACTTCGCCCGCCTCGCCGACGAGGCGGCGGCCGTCGCCGGCGCCGACTGGCTGCACGTCGACGTGATGGACAACCACTTCGTTCCCAATCTGACCCTCGGGCTGCCGGTGGTGAAGTCGCTGCTGCAGGCGACCGACCTCCCGCTCGACTGCCACCTGATGATCGAGAACCCGGACCGCTGGGCCGTGGCCTACGCCGAGGCCGGCGCCTACAACGTGACGGTCCACGCCGAGGCGGTGGTCGACCCGATCACGATGGCGGTCGAGCTCCGGGCGGCGGGCGCCAAGGCCGGGCTCAGCCTGAAGCCGGGCACGGACCTGGAGGACTGGATCGACGTCCTCCCGCACTACGACACCCTGCTGGTGATGACGGTCGAGCCCGGATTCGGTGGCCAGTCGTTCATGCCGGAGATGCTCGAGAAGGTCAGCCGGGCCCGGAAGATGGTGCAGACCGGGCACCTCACACTGATCGTCCAGGTCGACGGGGGCATCGATCTGCAGACCATCGAGCAGGCCGCCGAGGCCGGGGCCGACTGTTTCGTGGCCGGTTCGGCCGTCTACGGAATGGCCGATCCCGGGGCCGCGGTGGCCGCGCTCCGGGCCAAGGCCGCCCAATTCACCCCGCGGGAGCCCGCCGAACAGGATTGA
- a CDS encoding riboflavin synthase has translation MFTGIVQERGEVVALDLAPDGADARVTVRGPLVTQDVQHGESIAVSGVCLTVVASHEDTFTADVMAETLLRTSAKEWAPGRAVNLERSVTPTTRLGGHVVQGHVDGIGTIVARVPHDGYDEFSISVGKDLARYIASKGAVAVDGISLTVIDVNDSPTGAVFTLGIIPETRTATTLGGAAVGSSVNIEVDVMAKYVERLLSFRDVEKA, from the coding sequence ATGTTCACTGGGATTGTCCAGGAGCGCGGCGAGGTCGTCGCGCTCGATCTCGCGCCGGACGGCGCCGACGCGCGGGTGACGGTGCGGGGACCTCTCGTCACGCAGGACGTCCAGCACGGGGAGTCGATCGCCGTCTCCGGCGTCTGTCTGACCGTCGTCGCCTCGCACGAGGACACCTTCACGGCCGACGTGATGGCCGAGACGCTGCTGCGCACCAGCGCCAAGGAGTGGGCGCCCGGGCGGGCGGTCAACCTGGAACGATCGGTCACCCCGACGACGCGGCTGGGTGGACATGTCGTCCAGGGCCACGTCGACGGCATCGGGACCATCGTGGCCCGGGTTCCGCACGACGGCTACGACGAGTTCAGCATCTCGGTCGGCAAGGACCTGGCCCGCTACATCGCGAGCAAGGGCGCGGTCGCGGTGGACGGCATCTCGCTCACCGTCATCGACGTGAACGATTCGCCGACCGGCGCCGTCTTCACTCTCGGGATCATCCCCGAAACCAGGACGGCCACGACCCTCGGGGGCGCGGCCGTCGGTTCCAGCGTCAACATCGAGGTCGACGTGATGGCCAAGTACGTGGAGCGGCTGCTGTCGTTCCGGGATGTGGAGAAGGCATGA
- a CDS encoding bifunctional 3,4-dihydroxy-2-butanone-4-phosphate synthase/GTP cyclohydrolase II, which translates to MTSTTERLTSEAGFDTVEFAVSEIAAGRAVIVVDDEDSENEGDLIFAAELATPELVAFTVRHSSGLVSVPMTGEDCDRLGLPPMYDVRKERKGTAYTVSVDARNGVTTGISATDRAHTMRVLAQSSATADDLTRPGHVLPLRARDGGVLVRPGHTEAAVDLARLAGLRPVAGLCGIVSSASVGEMARLPELKEFAAEHDLALISIADLVAYRRVREVQVTRVADARLPLPQGEFRAVGYMSKVTGRELIALVHGDIADGDDILVRVHSECLTGDVLGSLRCDCGPQLHAAMDAVVAEGRGVVLYIRGHEGRGIGLLEKLRAYELQDQGADTVDANLRLGLPSDSREYGTGAQVLADLGIKSMRLLTNNPAKRAGLEGYGLHILDRVPLAVSVNPENIRYLTTKRDRMGHDITELGLPGSVK; encoded by the coding sequence ATGACGTCCACCACCGAACGCCTCACATCCGAGGCCGGGTTCGACACCGTCGAGTTCGCTGTGTCCGAGATCGCGGCGGGGCGGGCGGTCATCGTCGTCGACGACGAGGACAGCGAGAACGAGGGCGATCTGATCTTCGCGGCGGAGTTGGCCACCCCGGAGCTGGTGGCGTTCACCGTTCGTCATTCGTCCGGCCTGGTCAGCGTCCCGATGACGGGCGAGGACTGCGACCGGCTCGGTCTGCCACCGATGTACGACGTCCGCAAGGAACGCAAGGGCACCGCCTACACCGTGTCGGTGGACGCGAGAAATGGCGTGACGACGGGTATCTCGGCCACCGACCGGGCCCACACCATGCGTGTGCTGGCCCAGTCGAGCGCCACCGCCGACGATCTGACCCGGCCCGGCCACGTGCTGCCGTTGCGCGCCCGCGATGGCGGTGTCCTGGTTCGACCGGGCCACACCGAGGCCGCGGTCGACCTGGCCCGGCTGGCCGGGCTGCGCCCGGTGGCCGGGCTCTGCGGGATCGTCAGTTCGGCCAGCGTGGGAGAGATGGCCCGCTTGCCGGAACTCAAGGAATTCGCCGCCGAGCACGATCTGGCCCTGATCTCCATCGCCGACCTGGTCGCCTACCGCCGCGTCCGGGAGGTCCAGGTCACCCGGGTCGCCGATGCCCGGCTTCCGTTGCCGCAGGGTGAGTTCCGGGCGGTTGGCTACATGAGCAAGGTGACCGGCCGCGAACTGATCGCGCTGGTCCACGGCGACATCGCCGACGGCGACGACATCCTGGTCCGGGTCCACTCCGAGTGCCTCACCGGGGACGTCCTCGGCTCGCTGCGGTGCGACTGTGGTCCGCAGCTGCACGCCGCAATGGACGCCGTCGTCGCCGAGGGTCGCGGTGTGGTGCTCTACATCCGTGGCCACGAGGGTCGCGGTATCGGCCTGCTGGAGAAGCTTCGCGCGTACGAGTTGCAGGACCAGGGGGCCGACACCGTCGACGCCAACCTCCGTCTCGGCCTGCCGTCGGACTCCCGCGAGTACGGCACCGGCGCGCAGGTGCTGGCTGACCTCGGCATCAAGTCCATGCGGCTGCTGACCAACAACCCGGCCAAGCGGGCCGGGCTGGAGGGCTACGGCCTGCACATCCTCGACCGGGTGCCGCTGGCGGTGTCGGTGAACCCGGAGAACATCCGGTATCTCACCACCAAGCGCGACCGGATGGGCCACGACATCACCGAGCTCGGATTGCCCGGGAGCGTCAAGTGA
- the ribH gene encoding 6,7-dimethyl-8-ribityllumazine synthase: protein MSGTGRPELQAPSAPGMRVGIVSTRWNAEITDRLLERALAVCTEAGTARPTVVHVPGAIEIPVVAQQLASDHDAVIALGLVVRGGTPHFEYVCDSVTAGLTRVALDSGVPIGNGVLTCDTMEQAVARSGGPGSEEDKGAEAAAAALETALVLRKLRNPGSGMGFGR, encoded by the coding sequence GTGAGCGGCACCGGGCGCCCGGAGCTCCAGGCCCCCAGCGCCCCCGGGATGCGCGTCGGGATCGTCTCGACGCGGTGGAACGCCGAGATCACCGACCGGCTGCTGGAACGCGCACTGGCCGTGTGCACCGAGGCCGGCACGGCCCGGCCAACGGTGGTCCACGTTCCCGGCGCCATCGAGATCCCGGTGGTGGCCCAGCAACTGGCCTCCGACCACGATGCCGTCATCGCCCTCGGACTGGTCGTCCGAGGCGGGACGCCCCACTTCGAGTACGTCTGCGACTCCGTCACCGCCGGTCTGACCCGGGTGGCCCTGGACTCCGGCGTTCCGATCGGCAACGGGGTGCTCACCTGCGACACAATGGAACAGGCGGTGGCCCGCAGCGGGGGCCCCGGTTCCGAGGAGGACAAGGGGGCCGAAGCGGCGGCCGCGGCGCTGGAGACGGCGCTCGTGCTGCGCAAGCTGCGCAACCCGGGCTCCGGAATGGGTTTCGGGCGTTGA
- a CDS encoding PH domain-containing protein gives MSNTGKPTTEPLLTVRPRKIAIYAAISSAAVVIVMLVVGILLHDTNDGVSFQMSDQIGLAGLGVLIGIAILMMARPTLKVFPEGLLIRNILGENFYEWALIYEVSFPQGAQWALLRMPDDETHPLMAIQLLDRGRAVEALQKVREFHARYAPPPPAAVIPDEATLQALAEQENNRPLGRLEIIDRVKAAKKNPI, from the coding sequence ATGAGCAACACGGGCAAGCCGACCACCGAGCCGCTGCTGACGGTCCGCCCCCGGAAGATCGCCATCTACGCCGCGATCTCCTCGGCGGCCGTGGTGATCGTCATGCTCGTGGTCGGGATCCTGCTGCACGACACCAACGACGGGGTCTCGTTCCAGATGTCGGACCAGATCGGCCTGGCCGGGCTGGGTGTGCTGATCGGCATCGCCATCCTGATGATGGCCCGCCCCACCCTCAAGGTCTTCCCCGAGGGCCTGCTGATCCGCAACATCCTGGGTGAGAACTTCTACGAGTGGGCGCTGATCTACGAGGTCTCCTTCCCGCAGGGGGCGCAGTGGGCTCTGCTGCGGATGCCCGACGACGAGACGCACCCGCTGATGGCCATCCAGTTGCTGGACCGCGGCCGCGCGGTCGAGGCGTTGCAGAAGGTGCGTGAGTTCCACGCCCGGTACGCACCGCCCCCGCCGGCCGCCGTCATCCCGGACGAGGCGACGCTCCAGGCGCTGGCCGAGCAGGAGAACAATCGCCCGCTGGGTCGTCTGGAGATCATCGATCGGGTCAAGGCGGCCAAGAAGAACCCGATCTGA
- a CDS encoding Lrp/AsnC family transcriptional regulator, with product MAAERIHLDRLDVELLTMLRRHPRAGYLELSRLTGVSRATLQARAQRLEAAEVITGYGPDIDLAAAGYPVLAFVNLQISQGNLDVVGAELAAIPEVLEAYGTTGDSDVMCKVGAASHEELQQTLLRISGSPSVVRSTSVVALSQVVAPRYLPLLEATERPRPSRVPIRP from the coding sequence ATGGCCGCAGAGCGCATCCACCTCGACCGCCTGGACGTCGAACTGCTGACCATGCTGAGGCGCCATCCGCGAGCCGGCTATCTCGAACTCTCCCGGCTGACCGGAGTGTCGCGAGCCACGTTGCAGGCCAGGGCCCAGCGACTCGAGGCGGCCGAGGTGATCACGGGCTACGGCCCGGACATCGATCTGGCCGCGGCCGGCTATCCGGTGCTGGCGTTCGTCAACCTGCAGATCTCGCAGGGCAACCTGGATGTCGTCGGCGCGGAACTGGCCGCGATCCCGGAGGTGCTGGAGGCGTACGGCACCACCGGCGACAGCGACGTGATGTGCAAGGTCGGGGCAGCCTCCCACGAGGAACTGCAGCAGACGCTGCTGCGGATCAGTGGCAGCCCGAGTGTGGTGCGATCCACCAGTGTGGTCGCGTTGTCCCAGGTGGTGGCGCCGCGATACCTACCGTTGTTGGAAGCCACGGAACGGCCTCGTCCCAGTCGGGTGCCGATCCGCCCGTGA
- the hppD gene encoding 4-hydroxyphenylpyruvate dioxygenase, with product MTTTIHPGAINTDDLIGAVAYDDSHDPFPVLGLDHIRFYVGNAKQAAHYYSTAFGMTVVAYRGPENGSRDVAEYVLTSGDACFRITGEVRAGTHVGASVLRHGDGVADLAIEVPDVDAAVAHARAAGARIVIEPHDDSDDFGTVRSAALATYGETTHTLVDRSRYTGPFLPGFVAASPLFAGKPAHHPATYFQAVDHAVGNVEHMNEWVEFYHRVMGFSNMNEFIGDDIATEYSALMSKVVASGNHKVKFPINEPAVSKRKSQIDEYLEFYGGPGVQHLALATADIVASVRAMREMGVEFLDTPDSYYDTLGDWAGDTRVPIETLRELKILVDRDEDGYLLQIFTKPLQDRPTVFFEMIERHGSLGFGKGNFKALFEAIEREQAKRGNL from the coding sequence ATGACAACCACCATCCACCCCGGCGCGATCAACACCGACGATCTGATCGGCGCCGTCGCCTACGACGACAGCCACGACCCGTTCCCGGTGCTCGGCCTGGACCACATCCGGTTCTACGTCGGCAACGCCAAGCAGGCCGCGCACTACTACTCCACGGCCTTCGGCATGACGGTGGTCGCCTACCGCGGCCCGGAGAACGGCTCTCGCGACGTTGCCGAGTACGTACTGACCTCGGGTGACGCGTGCTTCCGGATCACCGGCGAGGTGCGGGCCGGCACGCACGTCGGGGCGTCGGTCCTCCGTCACGGCGACGGGGTCGCCGACCTGGCCATCGAGGTCCCCGACGTCGACGCGGCGGTGGCCCACGCCCGCGCCGCCGGTGCCCGGATCGTCATCGAGCCGCACGACGACTCCGATGACTTCGGCACCGTCCGGTCGGCCGCGTTGGCCACCTACGGCGAGACCACCCACACCCTGGTCGACCGGTCGCGCTACACGGGCCCGTTCCTGCCCGGCTTCGTCGCCGCCTCGCCGCTGTTCGCCGGCAAGCCCGCGCACCACCCGGCGACCTACTTCCAGGCCGTCGACCACGCGGTCGGCAACGTCGAGCACATGAACGAATGGGTCGAGTTCTACCACCGGGTGATGGGCTTCTCGAACATGAACGAGTTCATCGGCGACGACATCGCCACCGAGTACTCGGCCCTGATGAGCAAGGTCGTGGCCAGCGGCAACCACAAGGTCAAGTTCCCGATCAACGAACCGGCCGTCAGCAAGCGGAAGTCGCAGATCGACGAGTACCTGGAGTTCTACGGCGGCCCCGGGGTGCAGCACTTGGCCCTGGCCACGGCCGACATCGTCGCCTCGGTGCGGGCCATGCGGGAGATGGGCGTGGAGTTCCTGGACACCCCGGACAGCTACTACGACACACTGGGGGACTGGGCCGGCGACACCCGCGTCCCGATCGAGACCCTGCGGGAGCTCAAGATCCTCGTCGACCGGGACGAGGACGGATATCTCCTGCAGATCTTCACCAAGCCGCTCCAGGACCGGCCGACGGTCTTCTTCGAGATGATCGAACGGCACGGTTCCCTGGGCTTCGGCAAGGGCAACTTCAAGGCCCTGTTCGAGGCGATCGAGCGGGAGCAGGCCAAGCGCGGCAACCTGTAG
- a CDS encoding DUF1844 domain-containing protein, protein MSTPPPTPDHSFPAEAAADPDGHEHRYQDRDLVDIPAVEVISRAAVMLMSAAAEQLGLASPDPHNPDHRDLDEARTLITALAGLLQASLPDLGPHAAAFRDGLQALQGAFREYSIVPDEPGAGPGETLRRPRGGPEAH, encoded by the coding sequence GTGAGCACTCCCCCACCAACGCCCGACCACTCCTTCCCCGCCGAGGCCGCAGCTGACCCCGACGGGCACGAACATCGTTACCAGGACCGGGATCTGGTCGACATCCCGGCTGTCGAGGTGATCAGCCGGGCCGCGGTCATGCTGATGTCGGCGGCGGCCGAGCAACTCGGGCTGGCCTCGCCCGACCCCCACAACCCGGACCATCGTGACCTGGATGAGGCCCGGACGCTGATCACCGCGCTGGCCGGACTGCTGCAGGCGTCGCTGCCCGATCTGGGGCCGCACGCGGCGGCTTTCCGGGACGGCCTGCAGGCGCTGCAGGGCGCGTTCCGCGAATACTCCATCGTTCCGGACGAACCGGGTGCCGGCCCGGGCGAGACGCTCCGCCGGCCGCGAGGTGGGCCGGAGGCGCACTGA
- the infC gene encoding translation initiation factor IF-3, with protein MSVEPRINDRIRVPEIRLVGADGEQIGIISVTEALRMAQEQDLDLVEVAAEARPPVCRLMDYGKFKYENAQKAREARRNQVLTVIKEMKLRPKIDSHDYETKKGHVERFLKAGDKVKVTIMFRGREQSRPELGFRLLQRLSADVAELGFVESAPKQDGRNMIMVLAPHKTVKPKPVPTPAPAGATE; from the coding sequence ATCAGCGTCGAGCCACGTATCAACGACAGGATTCGCGTTCCAGAAATTCGTCTCGTAGGGGCGGACGGGGAGCAGATCGGCATCATCTCGGTCACCGAAGCTCTCCGGATGGCCCAGGAGCAGGACCTCGACCTGGTCGAGGTCGCCGCTGAAGCCCGCCCGCCGGTCTGCCGGCTGATGGACTACGGCAAGTTCAAGTACGAGAACGCTCAGAAGGCCCGCGAAGCCCGTCGTAATCAGGTCCTGACGGTCATCAAGGAAATGAAGCTCCGCCCGAAGATCGACTCGCACGACTACGAGACCAAGAAGGGTCACGTCGAGCGGTTCCTCAAGGCCGGAGACAAGGTCAAGGTCACCATCATGTTCCGCGGTCGCGAGCAGTCGCGCCCGGAGCTCGGGTTCCGTCTGCTGCAGCGGCTGTCCGCCGATGTGGCCGAACTGGGATTCGTGGAGAGCGCGCCGAAGCAGGACGGCCGGAACATGATCATGGTTCTGGCCCCCCACAAGACGGTCAAGCCGAAGCCTGTCCCGACGCCGGCCCCGGCCGGCGCCACGGAGTAA
- the rpmI gene encoding 50S ribosomal protein L35, with product MPKMKSHSGMKKRVKITGSGKIRHQGSGKRHNLENKSTKRIRQMDGNTTIAAVDVPRVKRMLGI from the coding sequence ATGCCCAAGATGAAGTCCCACTCCGGGATGAAGAAGCGCGTCAAGATCACCGGCTCCGGCAAGATTCGCCACCAGGGCTCCGGTAAGCGTCACAACCTGGAGAACAAGTCCACCAAGCGCATCCGCCAGATGGACGGCAACACCACCATCGCCGCCGTCGATGTGCCGCGCGTCAAGCGCATGCTCGGTATCTGA
- the rplT gene encoding 50S ribosomal protein L20 gives MARVKRAVNAQKKRRTILEHASGYRGQRSRLYRKAKEQVLHSLNYAYNDRRKRKNDFRKLWIARINAAARQHGMTYNRFMQGLKVAGVEVDRKVLAELAVHDDSAFAALVTLAREAVPSVADSNANDEDAA, from the coding sequence GTGGCACGCGTCAAAAGGGCAGTCAACGCCCAGAAGAAGCGCCGCACGATCCTCGAGCACGCCAGCGGCTACCGCGGCCAGCGTTCTCGTCTGTACCGCAAGGCCAAAGAGCAGGTCCTGCACTCGCTCAACTACGCCTACAACGACCGTCGCAAGCGCAAGAACGACTTCCGCAAGCTGTGGATCGCCCGTATCAACGCGGCCGCCCGCCAGCACGGCATGACGTACAACCGCTTCATGCAGGGTCTCAAGGTCGCCGGTGTCGAGGTCGACCGCAAGGTCCTGGCCGAGCTCGCCGTGCACGACGACTCGGCCTTCGCCGCCCTGGTCACCCTGGCCCGCGAAGCCGTTCCGTCCGTCGCCGACAGCAATGCCAATGACGAGGACGCAGCCTGA
- a CDS encoding TrmH family RNA methyltransferase: protein MLTDKSSRIASAHRLLRKPRRVEAGEFLAEGVQAVSEAIAAELREPGTVKELYVTKDAAAKNVELVRAAFAARIEVTQVTDRAAAALSDTVSPQGLVARCAMRLAELDDVIAASPKLLAVLVETNDPGNAGTIIRLADAAGADAVVFAGESVDPFNPKAVRASTGSLFHLPVARAADVGMLLMELAEAGLSVLATTGGDQAKVDLDKATDDGILDLPTAWLFGSEAHGLPAEVIAAADESINVPIYGAAESLNLATAAAICLYASARAQRHDRPES, encoded by the coding sequence GTGCTGACCGACAAGTCCAGCCGGATCGCGTCCGCGCACCGGTTGCTGCGCAAGCCGCGCCGGGTCGAGGCCGGGGAGTTCCTGGCCGAGGGCGTCCAGGCGGTCTCCGAAGCGATCGCGGCCGAGCTTCGGGAACCGGGAACGGTGAAGGAGCTGTACGTCACCAAGGACGCGGCCGCGAAGAACGTCGAGCTGGTCCGGGCTGCGTTCGCCGCTCGGATCGAGGTCACCCAGGTCACCGATCGGGCGGCCGCCGCGCTGTCGGACACCGTGTCGCCCCAGGGCCTGGTGGCTCGGTGCGCGATGAGGCTGGCCGAGCTCGACGATGTGATCGCCGCGTCGCCGAAGCTGCTCGCGGTCCTGGTCGAGACGAACGACCCGGGCAACGCCGGCACCATCATCCGGCTGGCTGATGCGGCCGGTGCCGACGCCGTCGTCTTCGCGGGCGAGTCGGTCGACCCGTTCAACCCGAAGGCCGTCCGGGCCTCCACCGGCAGCCTGTTCCACCTGCCGGTCGCTCGCGCGGCCGACGTGGGGATGTTGTTGATGGAGCTGGCCGAGGCCGGCCTGTCCGTGCTGGCCACCACCGGCGGCGACCAGGCCAAGGTCGATCTGGACAAGGCCACCGACGACGGGATCCTGGACCTGCCGACGGCCTGGCTGTTCGGTTCCGAGGCCCACGGCCTGCCGGCCGAGGTCATCGCGGCGGCGGACGAGTCGATCAACGTCCCGATCTACGGGGCGGCCGAATCGCTGAACCTGGCCACGGCGGCGGCGATCTGCCTGTACGCCAGTGCCCGGGCCCAGCGGCACGACCGCCCGGAGTCCTGA